In Kitasatospora sp. NA04385, a single genomic region encodes these proteins:
- a CDS encoding AAA family ATPase, producing the protein MEQTVSPVFVGRGRETDLLGAALGRAGAGEPQAVLVGGEAGVGKTRLVEEFLARAEADGAVTALGACLEVGAEGLPYGPLSAALRRLHRRLGPELDAAAAGLEGHLARLLPDFGEADGEGNDEYGRARLFEHTARLFERLTEGRTLVLAVEDLHWSDRSTRELLAYLVRTLHRSRVLIVATYRTDDLHRRHPLRPFLAELERLRTVQRLELERLDRPEVAAQLAGILGPETPGRDVVDRIHRRSEGNPFFVEELATAYRNGCLACVTESLRDILLVRVEALPEETQRIVRIAAEGGSRIEHALLAAVVAESGAGGEDALISALRTAVGANILRPDTDGEGYRFRHALVREAVSDDLLPGERQGINRRFATVLEADPELVRPEQRTARLADYWYHAHQPARALPAALDAARGARRRNAFAEQLKMLERALELWDAVSEQALATTLRPYDWADTYPPCACDDDEHDGCDRLQLVDVLAEAVVAARRAGDRDRGQSLARRALALVDETRNPLRAAWFRLQRAKMLDHLKRTGGLEEIQYAHRLVQDLGPSAVQAEALALEAAHNLLRNPGPAAVATAERAVAIARRAGAPSVEVHARVTLAGLLGDFDEGDRAVALLTEAVEQSRPLGNDDVHTRSLNNLASLLLSYGRAEESATAARTGLDAARRSGLLLNTGPILTGNLAEALLAAGRTEEAAAVLADWDDKPEADTHGEFMDRLRGELALLRGDTAEAETHWAAAHASGGGGGQPQHVLPTAALGIRLAVRLGRPDQARARLAEALDGTVLAGQDGHLLPLLTHAAEAEADQHPRTPEGEAALARIADLAARLTPRCALHRGWAALLAGELARAAGRPPPPTGRAPSPNCAPPPSRTALARAAARRGGRRRGRRPRGGRRAPARGRRTRPPPRRPDHPAGRRAARRTARPRPPGEPRGRPR; encoded by the coding sequence ATGGAGCAGACAGTCAGCCCGGTGTTCGTCGGACGCGGCCGGGAGACCGACCTGCTCGGCGCGGCCCTGGGCCGGGCGGGGGCGGGGGAGCCGCAGGCCGTGCTGGTCGGCGGCGAGGCGGGGGTCGGCAAGACCCGGCTGGTCGAGGAGTTCCTGGCGCGGGCCGAGGCGGACGGGGCGGTGACCGCGCTCGGCGCCTGCCTGGAGGTCGGCGCCGAGGGCCTGCCGTACGGGCCGCTCTCGGCCGCGCTGCGCCGCCTGCACCGGCGGCTCGGCCCCGAACTGGACGCCGCCGCCGCCGGGTTGGAGGGCCACCTCGCCCGGTTGCTGCCGGACTTCGGGGAGGCCGACGGGGAGGGCAACGACGAGTACGGCCGGGCCCGGCTGTTCGAGCACACCGCCCGGCTCTTCGAGCGGCTGACCGAGGGCCGGACGCTGGTCCTCGCCGTCGAGGACCTGCACTGGTCCGACCGCTCCACCCGGGAGCTGCTCGCCTACCTGGTCCGCACCCTGCACCGCTCCCGGGTGCTGATCGTCGCCACCTACCGCACCGACGACCTGCACCGCCGCCACCCGCTGCGCCCGTTCCTGGCCGAGCTGGAGCGGCTGCGCACCGTCCAGCGGCTCGAACTGGAACGCCTGGACCGGCCCGAGGTGGCCGCCCAGCTGGCCGGCATCCTCGGCCCCGAGACCCCCGGACGGGACGTGGTGGACCGCATCCACCGCCGCTCCGAGGGCAACCCGTTCTTCGTCGAGGAACTCGCCACCGCCTACCGCAACGGCTGTCTGGCCTGCGTCACCGAGTCGCTGCGCGACATCCTGCTGGTCCGGGTCGAGGCGCTCCCCGAGGAGACCCAGCGGATCGTCCGGATCGCCGCCGAGGGCGGCTCCCGGATCGAACACGCCCTGCTCGCCGCCGTCGTCGCCGAGAGCGGGGCCGGCGGCGAGGACGCGCTGATCTCCGCGCTGCGCACCGCCGTCGGCGCCAACATCCTGCGCCCCGACACCGACGGCGAGGGCTACCGGTTCCGGCACGCCCTCGTCCGCGAGGCGGTCTCCGACGACCTGCTGCCCGGCGAACGGCAGGGCATCAACCGGCGGTTCGCCACCGTCCTGGAGGCCGACCCGGAACTCGTCCGGCCCGAACAGCGCACCGCCCGGCTCGCCGACTACTGGTACCACGCCCACCAGCCCGCCCGGGCGCTGCCCGCCGCCCTCGACGCGGCCCGGGGCGCCCGCCGGCGCAACGCCTTCGCCGAACAGCTCAAGATGCTCGAACGCGCCCTCGAACTCTGGGACGCCGTCTCCGAACAGGCCCTCGCCACCACCCTGCGCCCCTACGACTGGGCCGACACCTACCCGCCCTGCGCCTGCGACGACGACGAGCACGACGGCTGCGACCGGCTCCAACTCGTCGACGTGCTGGCCGAAGCGGTGGTCGCCGCCCGCCGCGCGGGCGACCGCGACCGCGGCCAGAGCCTGGCCCGCCGCGCCCTCGCCCTGGTCGACGAGACCCGCAACCCGCTGCGCGCCGCCTGGTTCCGGCTGCAGCGCGCCAAGATGCTCGACCACCTCAAGCGCACCGGCGGCCTGGAGGAGATCCAGTACGCCCACCGGCTGGTGCAGGACCTCGGCCCGTCCGCCGTCCAGGCCGAGGCGCTCGCCCTGGAGGCCGCGCACAACCTGCTCCGCAACCCCGGCCCCGCGGCCGTCGCCACCGCCGAACGCGCCGTCGCCATCGCCCGCCGGGCCGGTGCGCCCTCCGTCGAGGTGCACGCCCGGGTCACCCTGGCCGGGCTGCTCGGCGACTTCGACGAGGGCGACCGCGCCGTCGCCCTGCTCACCGAGGCGGTCGAACAGTCCCGGCCGCTCGGCAACGACGACGTCCACACCCGCAGCCTCAACAACCTCGCCAGCCTGCTGCTCTCCTACGGCCGCGCCGAGGAGTCCGCCACCGCCGCCCGCACCGGCCTCGACGCCGCCCGCCGCAGCGGACTGCTCCTCAACACCGGCCCCATCCTCACCGGCAACCTCGCCGAGGCGCTGCTCGCCGCGGGCCGCACCGAGGAGGCCGCCGCCGTCCTCGCCGACTGGGACGACAAGCCCGAGGCCGACACCCACGGCGAGTTCATGGACCGCCTGCGCGGCGAACTCGCCCTGCTGCGCGGCGACACCGCCGAGGCCGAGACCCACTGGGCCGCCGCCCACGCCAGCGGCGGCGGCGGCGGCCAGCCCCAGCACGTGCTGCCCACCGCCGCCCTCGGCATCCGGCTCGCCGTCCGCCTCGGCCGCCCCGACCAGGCCCGCGCCCGGCTCGCCGAAGCACTCGACGGCACCGTCCTGGCCGGCCAGGACGGCCACCTGCTCCCGCTGCTCACCCACGCCGCCGAGGCCGAGGCCGACCAGCACCCGCGCACCCCCGAGGGCGAGGCCGCCCTCGCCCGGATCGCCGACCTCGCCGCCCGGCTCACCCCGCGCTGCGCCCTGCACCGCGGCTGGGCCGCCCTGCTGGCCGGCGAACTCGCCCGCGCGGCCGGCCGCCCACCGCCGCCCACCGGCAGGGCGCCGTCACCGAACTGCGCGCCGCCGCCCTCCCGGACCGCTCTCGCTCGCGCTGCTGCGCGCCGCGGAGGACGCCGCCGCGGCCGGCGACCGCGAGGCGGCCGCCGCGCACCTGCGCGAGGCCGCCGAACTCGCCCGCCGCCGCGGCGACCTGACCACCCGGCAGGACGCCGAGCTGCTCGCCGAACGGCTCGGCCTCGGCCACCGGGAGAGCCCCGCGGGCGGCCCCGGTGA
- a CDS encoding LuxR C-terminal-related transcriptional regulator yields the protein MLRQLALGRSNRQIAEQLFISPKTASVHVSNILAKLAVGGRGEAAALAHRLRLFPDEEPAAQPS from the coding sequence GTGCTGCGCCAGCTCGCCCTCGGCCGCAGCAACCGGCAGATCGCCGAGCAGCTGTTCATCTCCCCGAAGACCGCCAGCGTGCACGTCTCCAACATCCTCGCCAAGCTCGCCGTCGGCGGCCGCGGCGAGGCCGCCGCCCTGGCCCACCGGCTGCGGCTGTTCCCCGACGAGGAACCCGCCGCGCAGCCCTCCTGA
- a CDS encoding DUF6059 family protein gives MAGPTDSVRLLAMVARRVVRALAMLGGMHAHGGVQAYLEMQQEEDRRLLGERPGTFRPSLHAPLHPPITLLSPPPGHPERLIPEVPLTPLELTLRSELAHLDRLMPGENRR, from the coding sequence ATGGCCGGGCCGACCGATTCGGTACGGCTGCTCGCGATGGTGGCGCGGCGGGTGGTCCGGGCGTTGGCGATGCTCGGGGGGATGCACGCGCACGGCGGGGTGCAGGCGTACCTGGAGATGCAGCAGGAGGAGGACCGCCGACTGCTCGGCGAGCGCCCCGGCACGTTCCGGCCGTCGCTGCACGCGCCGCTGCACCCGCCGATCACGCTGCTCTCGCCGCCGCCGGGGCACCCCGAGCGGCTGATCCCCGAAGTCCCGCTCACCCCGCTGGAGCTGACGCTCCGTTCGGAGCTCGCGCACCTGGACCGGCTGATGCCCGGGGAGAACCGCCGATGA
- a CDS encoding fatty acyl-AMP ligase, whose amino-acid sequence MWEPESLTEALVDRFARSAADPAVVALRDTDPGAGADTLTYAELDRRARVLARWLTGRQAAGRPVMVALETGADLAVAVVGCLYAGAVAVPVPPPSASPAAAERTSAIARESGAPVVLTEARHAADMSRGLSEAGRGQVLCLAVDRPLPEAAEDADGWRPARPRPTDVALVQYTSGTTAAPRGVQVTHANLLATMAEIQRALGTHRGTRIGGWLPCYHDLGLIGQLLHPLWLGATAVLMPPRLFLARPARWLRAIDSYGVTVAAAPDSAYARCAAEVTDADLAGLDLSRWEHAVNAAEPVSAATVEAFTARFAPAGLRPGAMVAGYGLAEATLLVSTTGTDPVRLAAGLPDGAPPARRVVSCGRPRGGEVRIVDPASRTELPDGAEGEVWVRGPSVAAGYWQRPLETAEVFGAVTAAGARGFLRTGDLGVLHGGELYLTGRLKDTVVVAGRSVHPQEMERRLIDCGERLASAVVFGADEPDRLVVVQEVRRPGRDRAALAALAAKVRGCLAEEFDARPAGVLLVSPGSVRRTTSGKVRRSMMRQLFLRGELRPLYAELDDGLLVPEVVT is encoded by the coding sequence ATGTGGGAGCCAGAGAGCCTGACCGAAGCCCTGGTCGACCGGTTCGCCCGGTCAGCTGCCGACCCGGCGGTCGTCGCGCTCCGCGACACCGACCCCGGCGCCGGTGCGGACACCCTGACCTATGCCGAACTCGACCGCCGGGCCCGGGTGCTGGCCCGCTGGCTGACCGGGCGGCAGGCCGCCGGCCGGCCCGTCATGGTCGCCCTGGAGACCGGGGCCGACCTGGCCGTCGCCGTGGTCGGCTGCCTGTACGCGGGCGCCGTCGCGGTGCCGGTGCCGCCGCCCTCGGCGTCGCCCGCCGCCGCCGAGCGGACCTCCGCGATCGCCCGCGAGAGCGGCGCTCCGGTGGTGCTGACCGAGGCCAGGCACGCGGCCGACATGTCCCGCGGCCTGTCCGAGGCCGGCCGGGGCCAGGTGCTGTGCCTGGCCGTGGACCGCCCGCTGCCCGAGGCCGCCGAGGACGCGGACGGCTGGCGGCCGGCCCGGCCGCGGCCCACCGACGTCGCGCTGGTCCAGTACACCTCGGGCACCACCGCGGCCCCGCGCGGCGTCCAGGTCACCCACGCCAACCTGCTGGCCACCATGGCGGAGATCCAGCGCGCCCTGGGCACCCACCGCGGCACCCGGATCGGCGGCTGGCTGCCCTGCTACCACGACCTCGGCCTGATCGGGCAGCTGCTGCACCCGCTGTGGCTGGGCGCCACCGCGGTGCTGATGCCGCCGCGGCTGTTCCTGGCCCGCCCGGCCCGCTGGCTGCGGGCCATCGACAGCTACGGGGTGACGGTCGCCGCCGCCCCCGACTCGGCGTACGCCCGGTGCGCCGCCGAGGTCACCGACGCGGACCTGGCCGGACTCGACCTGTCCCGCTGGGAGCACGCCGTGAACGCCGCCGAGCCGGTGTCCGCGGCCACCGTCGAGGCGTTCACCGCCCGGTTCGCCCCGGCCGGGCTGCGGCCCGGCGCGATGGTCGCCGGGTACGGCCTCGCCGAGGCCACCTTGCTGGTCAGCACCACCGGCACCGACCCCGTCCGGCTCGCGGCGGGCCTGCCCGACGGCGCCCCGCCCGCCCGCCGGGTGGTCAGCTGCGGCCGCCCGCGCGGCGGCGAGGTGCGGATCGTCGACCCGGCCAGCCGCACCGAACTGCCCGACGGCGCCGAGGGCGAGGTGTGGGTGCGCGGCCCGTCCGTCGCCGCCGGGTACTGGCAGCGGCCGCTGGAGACCGCCGAGGTGTTCGGCGCGGTCACCGCGGCCGGCGCCCGCGGCTTCCTGCGCACCGGCGACCTCGGCGTGCTGCACGGCGGCGAGCTGTACCTGACCGGGCGGCTCAAGGACACCGTGGTGGTGGCCGGGCGCAGCGTCCACCCGCAGGAGATGGAGCGCCGGCTGATCGACTGCGGCGAACGCCTGGCCTCCGCCGTGGTGTTCGGCGCGGACGAGCCCGACCGGCTGGTGGTCGTCCAGGAGGTCCGCCGGCCCGGCCGGGACCGGGCCGCGCTGGCCGCGCTGGCCGCGAAGGTCCGCGGCTGCCTGGCCGAGGAGTTCGACGCCCGCCCGGCCGGGGTGCTGCTGGTCAGCCCCGGCTCGGTGCGCCGCACCACCAGCGGGAAGGTCCGCCGGTCGATGATGCGCCAGCTCTTCCTGCGCGGCGAACTGCGCCCGCTGTACGCCGAGTTGGACGACGGTCTGCTCGTTCCGGAGGTGGTCACGTGA
- a CDS encoding acyl-CoA dehydrogenase family protein, whose product MNAVEARVRERVAAWEERLGDPGDPDNPAGFRALMRADERAEPAEGAVRVLHDGGFGAELVPVELGGRLDRADTLARVLRPVFRRDVSLGFGHGITSLFAAAAVWAAGDERQRRRLAALLLDGRTVAIAHHELAHGNAMWQGQFTAAPDGAGYRLNGRKDVVINADRAGAVVVYAAVAPEAGGSHSVLLVDPAEADRGLAVLPRRASTGLRGCHFAGLEFTDLAVSGDARVGAPGEGVRLALRTFQLNRTLIPALVLAAADTVLRAAAAATTGPDGSGTAGPRHRALLAGVLADLLMADATATAVLRALHLLPDSAHLGAAAVKYLVPDLLQEDVEELSTVLGAAGYDREGGPGSLQKLFRDLPAASLGHVGTAACQAVLIPQLPLLARESWGRAAEPPAALYAFTEPLPPLDLGALAVAGGTDFLTATLTAAAGRLRRRPPAGELGARLADLAGAFAAELDALRTRCLELAADGATTLASPVWCAQVERYALLAAAGAVLGTWEAARDGGGFLADPAWPVLALTRLASRLGLPGTGPPSPACVRRLYEEVLSRLAGARSYDLHDTPLAEGGAPRWTP is encoded by the coding sequence GTGAACGCCGTGGAAGCACGGGTCCGGGAGCGGGTCGCCGCCTGGGAGGAGCGCCTCGGCGACCCCGGCGACCCGGACAACCCGGCCGGGTTCCGGGCCCTGATGCGGGCCGACGAGCGCGCCGAACCCGCCGAGGGCGCCGTCCGGGTGCTGCACGACGGCGGGTTCGGCGCCGAACTGGTGCCGGTCGAGCTCGGCGGCCGCCTCGACCGCGCCGACACCCTGGCCCGGGTGCTGCGCCCGGTCTTCCGCCGGGACGTCTCGCTGGGCTTCGGCCACGGCATCACCTCGCTGTTCGCCGCCGCCGCGGTCTGGGCGGCCGGCGACGAGCGGCAGCGCCGCCGGCTCGCCGCCCTGCTGCTGGACGGCCGGACGGTGGCCATCGCCCACCACGAGCTCGCGCACGGCAACGCCATGTGGCAGGGCCAGTTCACCGCCGCCCCCGACGGCGCGGGCTACCGGCTCAACGGCCGCAAGGACGTGGTGATCAACGCCGACCGGGCCGGTGCGGTGGTGGTCTACGCCGCCGTCGCGCCCGAGGCCGGCGGCAGCCACTCGGTGCTGCTGGTCGACCCCGCCGAGGCCGACCGCGGCCTCGCGGTGCTGCCCCGCCGGGCCAGCACCGGCCTGCGCGGCTGCCACTTCGCCGGGCTGGAGTTCACCGACCTCGCGGTGTCCGGCGACGCCCGGGTCGGCGCCCCGGGCGAGGGCGTCCGGCTGGCGCTGCGCACCTTCCAGCTCAACCGCACCCTGATCCCCGCGCTGGTGCTGGCCGCCGCCGACACCGTGCTGCGGGCCGCCGCGGCGGCCACCACCGGACCGGACGGCAGCGGCACCGCCGGACCGCGCCACCGCGCCCTGCTCGCCGGGGTCCTCGCCGACCTGCTGATGGCCGACGCGACGGCCACCGCCGTGCTGCGCGCCCTGCACCTGCTGCCCGACAGCGCCCACCTGGGCGCCGCCGCCGTCAAGTACCTGGTGCCCGACCTGCTCCAGGAGGACGTCGAGGAGCTGTCCACCGTGCTCGGCGCCGCCGGGTACGACCGCGAGGGCGGCCCCGGCAGTCTGCAGAAGCTCTTCCGGGACCTGCCCGCCGCCAGCCTCGGCCACGTCGGCACCGCCGCCTGCCAGGCCGTGCTGATCCCGCAACTGCCGCTGCTGGCACGGGAGTCCTGGGGCCGGGCGGCCGAACCGCCGGCCGCGCTGTACGCCTTCACCGAGCCGCTGCCGCCGCTCGACCTGGGCGCCCTCGCGGTGGCCGGCGGCACCGACTTCCTCACCGCCACGCTGACCGCCGCGGCCGGCCGGCTGCGGCGGCGGCCGCCCGCGGGCGAGCTCGGCGCCCGGCTGGCCGACCTGGCCGGGGCGTTCGCCGCCGAACTCGACGCGCTGCGCACCCGCTGCCTGGAGCTGGCCGCGGACGGCGCCACCACGCTCGCCAGCCCCGTCTGGTGCGCCCAGGTCGAGCGGTACGCGCTGCTGGCCGCGGCCGGCGCCGTGCTCGGCACCTGGGAGGCCGCCCGCGACGGCGGCGGCTTCCTCGCCGACCCGGCCTGGCCGGTGCTCGCGCTGACCCGGCTGGCGAGCCGGCTCGGCCTGCCCGGCACCGGCCCGCCGTCGCCCGCGTGCGTGCGGCGGCTGTACGAGGAGGTGCTCTCCCGGCTGGCCGGCGCCCGCTCCTACGACCTGCACGACACCCCGCTCGCGGAAGGGGGCGCGCCCCGATGGACACCCTGA
- a CDS encoding 4'-phosphopantetheinyl transferase superfamily protein: protein MDTLTTGAPPAPRVEAPMLMAGPDAPWLRVRRAMAWSGHAVVHAYTDQWQDAVLAEPDLRVLLGARDWQRLTTLERTRTRERFAASRLLVRYAAGAALHVPPDAVELGYKPGGRPYLRGCDQIGVSISHTRDLIVVGLNRRGRIGVDTEIADRTVRYRDMRRLLCTPAERRWLGALDEPEQERELLRLWTRKEAYTKALGQGMRLGFTEFGFDPGGAALLTPQGRSAAHGEWTFGTHELERGYLVSIACHDAGHEAVPDTAVSTMLDEGFLGEVVRSLGSGGRP, encoded by the coding sequence ATGGACACCCTGACCACCGGCGCCCCGCCCGCCCCGCGGGTGGAGGCGCCGATGCTGATGGCCGGACCGGACGCCCCCTGGCTCCGGGTGCGCCGGGCGATGGCCTGGAGCGGCCACGCCGTGGTGCACGCCTACACCGACCAGTGGCAGGACGCCGTCCTCGCCGAACCCGACCTGCGGGTGCTGCTCGGCGCCCGCGACTGGCAGCGCCTCACCACCCTGGAGCGGACCCGCACCCGGGAGCGCTTCGCCGCCTCCCGGCTGCTCGTCCGGTACGCCGCCGGGGCCGCCCTGCACGTCCCCCCGGACGCCGTCGAGCTCGGCTACAAGCCCGGCGGCCGCCCGTACCTGCGCGGCTGCGACCAGATCGGCGTCAGCATCAGCCACACCCGCGACCTGATCGTGGTCGGCCTCAACCGGCGCGGCCGGATCGGCGTGGACACCGAGATCGCCGACCGCACGGTCCGCTACCGGGACATGCGCCGCCTGCTGTGCACGCCCGCCGAGCGGCGCTGGCTCGGCGCCCTGGACGAGCCCGAACAGGAGCGCGAGCTGCTGCGGCTGTGGACCCGCAAGGAGGCGTACACCAAGGCGCTCGGGCAGGGCATGCGGCTGGGCTTCACCGAGTTCGGGTTCGACCCGGGCGGCGCGGCCCTGCTCACCCCCCAGGGCCGCAGCGCCGCGCACGGCGAGTGGACCTTCGGCACGCACGAGCTGGAGCGCGGCTACCTGGTCAGCATCGCCTGCCACGACGCCGGGCACGAGGCCGTCCCGGACACCGCGGTGTCGACCATGCTCGATGAGGGCTTCCTGGGAGAGGTGGTGAGGTCGCTGGGATCCGGAGGCCGCCCCTGA
- a CDS encoding DNA-binding response regulator: MIRILIAEDMQVLRRALVALLQLEPDIEVVAELGSGDEVLARAKETSPDVAVLDIDLPGADGITAAGQLAEALPTCRTLILTSLGRPGNLRRAMAAHVAGFLLKDIEPGQLAAAIRTVASGGRAIDPALALAALDSDPSPLTTREREVLRLAADGLEAGQIAAKLFLSAGTVRNYLTTVVGKLNARNRVDAIRIARDADWI; the protein is encoded by the coding sequence TTGATCCGCATTCTCATCGCGGAGGACATGCAAGTGCTCCGCAGAGCCCTGGTCGCTCTGCTGCAGCTGGAACCGGACATCGAGGTGGTGGCGGAACTCGGATCGGGCGACGAGGTGCTGGCCCGGGCCAAGGAGACCTCGCCGGACGTCGCGGTCCTGGACATCGACCTGCCCGGGGCGGACGGCATCACCGCCGCCGGGCAGCTGGCCGAGGCGCTGCCGACCTGCCGGACGCTGATCCTCACCAGCCTCGGCCGGCCCGGCAACCTGCGCCGGGCGATGGCCGCGCACGTGGCCGGGTTCCTGCTCAAGGACATCGAACCCGGCCAACTCGCCGCCGCGATCCGCACGGTGGCCTCCGGCGGCCGGGCCATCGACCCGGCGCTCGCGCTCGCCGCACTGGACAGCGACCCGTCCCCGCTCACCACCCGGGAGCGGGAGGTGCTGCGGCTGGCCGCCGACGGCCTGGAGGCCGGGCAGATCGCGGCCAAGCTGTTCCTGTCGGCCGGCACCGTGCGCAACTACCTGACCACCGTGGTCGGCAAGCTGAACGCCCGCAACCGGGTGGACGCGATCCGGATCGCCCGGGACGCCGACTGGATATGA
- a CDS encoding sensor histidine kinase: MTITALVFLGYTGVATAYILALDPSALLLTGSVALLFALLGLQLVHSFPRLAPALASRWPLTLALQAVITYGPMFFLGELWIGMPSFLAASLLLLLRPAVAWPGFVAVVVASNLLMLWIGDGLGQTFYISVATTTNGLVVYGLSRLTDLVIEVHRSRAELATLAVAQERLRFARDLHDLLGYSLSAITLKCELAYRLVPGQPDVAQQELTEILQTARQALSDVRAVARGYREMSLSAEAESAKAMLATLGVRSVVRLDFGLVPQQVETVLATVLREGLTNMLRHSKVEHCEISTVRDGRTIRFRLANDGVGRGGPESAAAPRDASGGSGIGNLATRVRELGGSLTAGPQGQEWFVVEAAIDLDAATLALSGSGGRQGAAAVPAAPAVA, translated from the coding sequence GTGACCATCACCGCCCTGGTGTTCCTCGGCTATACCGGAGTCGCCACCGCCTACATTCTGGCACTGGATCCGAGCGCCCTGCTGCTGACCGGTTCGGTGGCCCTGCTCTTCGCCCTGCTGGGCCTCCAACTGGTGCACTCCTTCCCGAGGTTGGCGCCCGCGCTGGCCAGCAGGTGGCCGCTCACCTTAGCCCTCCAGGCGGTGATCACCTACGGGCCGATGTTCTTCCTGGGCGAGCTGTGGATCGGCATGCCGAGCTTCCTGGCCGCCTCGCTGCTCCTGCTGCTGCGCCCGGCCGTCGCCTGGCCCGGCTTCGTCGCGGTGGTGGTGGCCAGCAACCTGCTGATGCTCTGGATCGGCGACGGGCTCGGCCAGACCTTCTACATCAGCGTCGCCACCACCACCAACGGCCTTGTGGTGTACGGCCTTTCGCGACTGACCGACCTGGTGATCGAGGTGCACCGCTCGCGCGCCGAGCTGGCCACCCTGGCGGTGGCGCAGGAGCGGCTGCGCTTCGCCCGGGACCTGCACGACCTGCTCGGCTACAGCCTCTCCGCGATCACCCTGAAGTGCGAGCTGGCGTACCGCCTGGTGCCAGGTCAGCCGGACGTGGCGCAGCAGGAGTTGACGGAGATCCTGCAGACGGCCCGTCAGGCCCTTTCCGACGTGCGGGCGGTGGCCCGCGGCTACCGGGAGATGTCGCTGAGCGCCGAGGCGGAGAGCGCCAAGGCGATGCTGGCCACCCTGGGGGTGCGCTCGGTGGTGCGGCTGGACTTCGGGCTGGTGCCGCAGCAGGTGGAGACGGTGCTGGCGACGGTGCTGCGCGAGGGACTGACCAACATGCTCCGGCACAGCAAGGTCGAGCACTGCGAGATCTCGACGGTCCGCGACGGCCGCACGATCCGCTTCCGGCTGGCCAACGACGGCGTGGGCCGCGGCGGTCCGGAGTCGGCGGCCGCCCCGCGGGACGCCTCGGGCGGTTCCGGGATCGGCAACCTGGCCACCCGGGTGCGCGAGCTGGGCGGTTCGCTGACCGCCGGGCCGCAGGGCCAGGAGTGGTTCGTGGTGGAGGCGGCGATCGACCTGGACGCGGCGACGCTGGCGCTGTCCGGCAGCGGCGGGCGGCAGGGCGCGGCGGCCGTGCCGGCGGCGCCCGCGGTGGCCTGA